One stretch of Streptomyces sp. NBC_01363 DNA includes these proteins:
- a CDS encoding primosomal protein N': protein MSSDNERSADPGDGAPEQLALIRETVRKAKVPRAKPRTWRGAALAKELPVARVLVNKGVLHLDQYFDYAVPEELDAEAQPGVRVRVRFGAGGRNVRGGRREGGGLIDGFLVERRAESDYPGALAALAYVVSPEPVLGPELLALARAVADRYAGSLADVLQLAVPPRNGRAESRPSPEPLPPPPAPSAGSWQRYAQGPAFLRALAEGGAPRAVWTALPGPHWPEEIARAMAATLASGRGALVVVPDGRAAGRVDAALTELLGPGRHALLTADSGPEKRYREWLAVRRGSVRAVVGTRAAMFAPVADLGLVAVWDDGDASHSDDNAPFPHVREVLELRAAHGRCAFLLGGTNCTVEAAQLVESGWALPLRADREQLRIAAPLVRTVGDGELARDGAARAARLPSLAWQTVRDGLRSGPVLVQVPRRGYAPRLACERCREPARCRHCAGPLQAPDQRDLDCAWCGRAETAWHCVACGSNRLRARIVGARRTAEELGRAFPAVPVRTSGRDHILDSVPDVPALVVSTPGAEPVAEGGYAAALLLDGWAMVGRPDLRAGEEALRRWTAAASLVRGQPEGGTVVVVAEPTLRPVQALVRWDPVGHARRELAERAELGFPPVSRMAAVTGTPEALAAFLAAAELPPEAEVLGPVPVPVTGPGRPRRPGEAPPGESWERALLRVPPGSGAALAAALKAAQAARMSRGSGEQVRIRVDPPDIG, encoded by the coding sequence GTGAGCAGCGACAACGAGCGGTCCGCGGACCCCGGGGACGGGGCCCCGGAGCAGCTTGCGCTGATTCGGGAGACGGTGCGCAAGGCCAAGGTGCCGCGGGCCAAGCCGCGGACCTGGCGCGGCGCCGCGCTCGCCAAGGAGCTGCCCGTCGCCCGGGTGCTGGTCAACAAGGGCGTGCTCCATCTCGACCAGTACTTCGACTACGCGGTGCCCGAGGAGCTCGACGCCGAGGCACAGCCCGGCGTCCGGGTGCGGGTGCGCTTCGGGGCCGGGGGGCGCAATGTGCGCGGCGGCCGGCGCGAGGGCGGCGGGCTGATCGACGGCTTCCTCGTCGAGCGGCGCGCCGAATCGGACTACCCGGGCGCCCTAGCGGCGCTCGCCTACGTCGTATCGCCCGAACCGGTGCTGGGCCCGGAGCTGCTCGCGCTCGCGCGCGCCGTCGCCGACCGTTACGCGGGCAGCCTCGCCGATGTGCTCCAGCTCGCCGTGCCGCCCCGGAACGGCAGGGCCGAGTCCAGGCCCTCGCCCGAGCCCCTGCCGCCGCCGCCCGCGCCGTCGGCGGGGAGCTGGCAGCGGTACGCACAGGGGCCGGCCTTCCTGCGGGCGCTGGCCGAGGGCGGTGCGCCCCGGGCCGTCTGGACCGCGCTGCCCGGACCCCACTGGCCCGAGGAGATCGCCAGGGCCATGGCCGCGACCCTCGCGTCCGGGCGCGGCGCCCTCGTCGTCGTCCCCGACGGCCGGGCCGCGGGGCGGGTGGACGCCGCGCTCACCGAGCTGCTCGGCCCGGGGCGCCACGCGCTGCTGACCGCCGACTCCGGACCGGAGAAGCGGTACCGGGAGTGGCTCGCCGTGCGGCGCGGCTCGGTGCGGGCGGTCGTCGGGACCAGAGCGGCGATGTTCGCGCCGGTCGCCGATCTCGGCCTGGTTGCCGTCTGGGACGACGGGGACGCCAGCCACAGCGACGACAACGCCCCCTTCCCGCACGTCCGCGAGGTGCTCGAACTACGGGCCGCGCACGGCCGCTGCGCGTTCCTGCTCGGCGGTACGAACTGCACGGTGGAGGCCGCCCAGCTGGTGGAGAGCGGCTGGGCGCTGCCGCTGCGCGCGGACCGGGAGCAGCTGCGGATCGCGGCGCCCCTGGTGCGTACGGTCGGCGACGGGGAGCTGGCGCGGGACGGCGCCGCGAGGGCCGCGCGGCTGCCCAGCCTGGCCTGGCAGACGGTACGGGACGGGTTGCGCAGCGGCCCCGTCCTGGTCCAGGTGCCACGCCGCGGATACGCGCCGCGGCTGGCCTGCGAGCGCTGCCGCGAGCCCGCCCGGTGCCGGCACTGCGCGGGACCGCTCCAGGCCCCGGACCAGCGGGATCTCGACTGCGCCTGGTGCGGGCGGGCCGAGACCGCCTGGCACTGTGTCGCCTGCGGCTCCAACCGGCTGCGGGCCCGGATCGTCGGCGCCCGCCGGACGGCCGAGGAGCTGGGCCGGGCGTTTCCCGCCGTGCCGGTGCGGACGTCCGGCCGCGACCACATCCTCGATTCGGTGCCGGACGTGCCCGCGCTGGTCGTCAGCACCCCCGGCGCCGAGCCCGTCGCCGAGGGCGGCTACGCGGCCGCGCTGCTGCTGGACGGCTGGGCGATGGTCGGCCGCCCCGATCTGCGGGCGGGCGAGGAGGCGCTGCGCCGCTGGACGGCCGCGGCCTCGCTGGTGCGCGGGCAGCCGGAGGGCGGCACGGTGGTGGTCGTCGCCGAGCCGACGCTGCGGCCCGTACAGGCCCTGGTGCGCTGGGACCCGGTCGGGCACGCCCGCCGTGAGCTGGCGGAACGGGCCGAGCTCGGCTTCCCCCCGGTGTCCCGGATGGCCGCGGTGACCGGCACGCCGGAGGCGCTGGCCGCCTTCCTCGCGGCGGCCGAGCTGCCGCCGGAGGCCGAGGTGCTGGGCCCGGTCCCGGTGCCGGTCACCGGACCGGGCAGGCCTCGCAGACCCGGGGAAGCGCCGCCGGGGGAGTCCTGGGAGCGGGCGCTGCTCAGGGTGCCTCCGGGCAGCGGGGCGGCGCTGGCGGCCGCGTTGAAGGCCGCGCAGGCGGCACGGATGTCCCGGGGGAGCGGTGAGCAGGTCCGGATCAGGGTGGATCCGCCGGACATCGGGTGA
- the fmt gene encoding methionyl-tRNA formyltransferase, with translation MKLVFAGTPEVAVPALDALIASDRHEVAAVVTRPDAPAGRGRRLVASPVAERAAEAGIEVLKPVRPRDEDFLARLREIAPDCCPVVAYGALLPKEALGVPARGWVNLHFSLLPAWRGAAPVQHAVMAGDEVTGASTFLIEEGLDSGPVYGVLTEEVRPTDTSGDLLTRLAFAGAGLLAATMDGIEDGTLHAVPQPAEGITLAPKITVEDAQVQWSAPALRVDRVVRGCTPAPGAWTLFRGERLKLIQAVPVLDRADLAPGELSAAKNNVYVGTGSHAVELLWVQPQGKKPMRAADWARGVRIVHGELLGS, from the coding sequence ATGAAGCTCGTCTTCGCAGGCACCCCCGAGGTAGCCGTACCCGCCCTGGACGCCCTGATCGCCTCCGACCGGCACGAGGTGGCCGCCGTGGTGACCCGGCCCGACGCCCCCGCCGGGCGGGGCCGCCGCCTGGTCGCCAGCCCCGTCGCCGAACGCGCCGCGGAGGCCGGTATCGAGGTGCTGAAGCCCGTCCGGCCGCGCGACGAGGACTTCCTCGCCCGGCTCCGCGAGATCGCCCCGGACTGCTGCCCGGTCGTCGCCTACGGGGCGCTGCTCCCCAAGGAGGCGCTCGGCGTCCCCGCCCGCGGCTGGGTCAACCTCCACTTCTCGCTGCTGCCCGCCTGGCGCGGCGCGGCCCCCGTGCAGCACGCGGTCATGGCCGGGGACGAGGTGACCGGCGCGTCGACCTTCCTGATCGAGGAGGGGCTCGACTCCGGACCGGTGTACGGCGTCCTCACCGAGGAGGTGCGTCCCACCGACACCAGCGGGGACCTGCTCACCCGGCTGGCGTTCGCCGGAGCGGGGCTGCTCGCCGCGACGATGGACGGCATCGAGGACGGCACCCTGCACGCAGTGCCGCAGCCGGCGGAGGGCATCACCCTCGCACCGAAGATCACCGTCGAGGACGCCCAGGTGCAGTGGTCGGCACCCGCCCTCCGGGTCGACCGCGTGGTGCGCGGCTGCACGCCCGCTCCCGGCGCGTGGACGCTGTTCCGTGGGGAGCGCCTCAAGCTGATCCAGGCCGTGCCCGTCCTGGACCGCGCCGATCTGGCTCCCGGCGAGCTGTCGGCCGCCAAGAACAACGTGTACGTGGGCACCGGATCGCACGCGGTCGAGCTGCTCTGGGTCCAGCCGCAGGGCAAGAAGCCGATGCGGGCCGCGGACTGGGCCCGCGGGGTGCGGATCGTCCACGGCGAGCTGCTGGGGAGCTGA
- a CDS encoding RsmB/NOP family class I SAM-dependent RNA methyltransferase, with protein MNDQQRRRPAKPHRRPKKDPVRFLAFEALRAVDERDAYANLVLPPLLKKARAKGDFDNRDAALATELVYGTLRRQGTYDAIVAACIDRPLREVDPPVLDVLNMGVHQLLGTRIPTHAAVSASVELARVVLGEGRAKFVNAVLRKVTADDLDGWVARVAPSYEEDAEDHLAVVHSHPRWVVSALWDALGGGRAGIEDLLEADNERPEVTLVARPGRSTTDELLTALGDGNGLPGRWSPYAVRMAEGGEPGALTAVQEGRAGVQDEGSQLVAAALANAPVEGGDNRWLDGCAGPGGKAALLAALAAERGAALLAAEKQPHRARLVERALAGNPGPYQVITADGTRPPWRHGSFDRVLMDVPCSGLGALRRRPEARWRRRKEDLENFAPLQRGLLREALKAVRVGGIVGYATCSPHLAETRVVVDDVLKGRGGQPVDAEWVDARPLMPGVPALGDGPDVQLWPHLHGTDAMYLALLRRTA; from the coding sequence GTGAACGACCAGCAGCGTCGCCGTCCCGCCAAACCGCATCGCCGCCCCAAGAAGGACCCGGTCCGGTTCCTCGCCTTCGAAGCCCTCAGGGCCGTCGACGAACGGGACGCGTACGCCAACCTCGTCCTGCCCCCGCTGCTGAAGAAGGCGCGCGCCAAGGGCGACTTCGACAACCGGGACGCGGCGCTGGCGACCGAGCTGGTCTACGGCACGCTGCGCCGCCAGGGGACGTACGACGCGATCGTCGCGGCCTGCATCGACCGGCCGCTGCGCGAGGTCGACCCGCCGGTCCTGGACGTGCTCAACATGGGCGTGCACCAGCTCCTCGGCACCCGTATCCCCACCCACGCGGCGGTCTCCGCCAGCGTGGAGCTGGCCCGGGTGGTGCTCGGCGAGGGGCGGGCCAAGTTCGTCAACGCCGTGCTGCGCAAGGTCACCGCGGACGACCTCGACGGCTGGGTGGCCCGTGTGGCCCCGTCGTACGAGGAGGACGCCGAGGACCACCTCGCGGTCGTGCACTCGCATCCGCGCTGGGTCGTCTCGGCCCTGTGGGACGCGCTGGGCGGCGGCCGGGCCGGGATCGAGGACCTCCTCGAAGCGGACAACGAGCGGCCCGAGGTCACCCTGGTCGCCCGCCCCGGCCGCTCCACCACCGACGAGCTGCTCACCGCCCTCGGCGACGGGAACGGCCTGCCGGGCCGCTGGTCGCCGTACGCCGTGCGGATGGCGGAGGGCGGCGAGCCCGGCGCCCTGACCGCCGTCCAGGAGGGCCGCGCGGGGGTCCAGGACGAGGGCAGCCAGCTGGTGGCCGCCGCCCTCGCCAACGCACCGGTGGAGGGCGGCGACAACCGCTGGCTCGACGGCTGCGCGGGACCCGGCGGCAAGGCCGCCCTGCTCGCCGCACTCGCCGCCGAACGGGGCGCCGCCCTGCTCGCCGCCGAGAAGCAGCCGCACCGGGCCCGTCTCGTCGAGCGCGCGCTGGCCGGCAACCCCGGCCCGTACCAGGTGATCACCGCCGACGGCACCCGCCCGCCGTGGCGGCACGGCAGCTTCGACCGGGTCCTGATGGACGTGCCGTGCTCGGGCCTCGGCGCCCTGCGCCGCCGCCCGGAGGCGCGCTGGCGGCGCCGCAAGGAGGACCTGGAGAACTTCGCGCCGCTCCAACGCGGCCTGCTGCGCGAGGCGTTGAAGGCCGTACGGGTCGGCGGCATCGTCGGCTACGCGACCTGCTCGCCGCACCTCGCGGAGACCCGGGTCGTCGTCGACGACGTGCTCAAGGGGCGGGGCGGTCAGCCCGTCGATGCCGAGTGGGTGGACGCCCGCCCGCTGATGCCGGGCGTGCCCGCGCTGGGCGACGGCCCCGACGTCCAGCTGTGGCCGCATCTGCACGGCACGGACGCGATGTACCTGGCCCTGCTGCGGCGTACCGCCTGA